AGAAAAATACGTAGAGGCTGATGGGAACTGGACTACTAATTTTGAATTTGAGTCATTTGAGGATTTACATTTTTCGGATACATTCAGTGGGAATTCAGCTGATAGAAGCACTTTGAATGGCTTGATTATTATTGGTTTCTTTATTCTATTTATTGCCTGTATCAATTTTATAAACCTGGAAACTGCTCAGGCTAAATTGAGATCGAAAGAAGTTGGAGTTAGAAAAACATTGGGTAGCTCTAGAAAACAGTTGATTAGTCAATTTTTGGTAGAAACCTATGTTATTATTCTGTTAGCAGTTATTGGCGCTGCATTACTAAGTCAGTTGGCCACATCGTACTTTCAAGAGGTTCTTCCTGCAGATTTTAAATTCGATTATTGGAATATCAACAATGCCCTATTTTTGATCGTACTTTCTATCGTGGTGTTGCTCTTGTCTGGTTTTTATCCCTCCATGATTCTTTCTGGCTATAGCCCAATAAAAGCAATAAAGGAAAAAGGAATAGGGCAGAGGAAGTCTAATTTTCAATACTTCTTGAGGAAAAATCTGATTGTTTTCCAGTTTGGATCTTCCATTGCTTTTATCATCGTAGTATTAGCTATCAATTCTCAGATTGATTTTCTTTTGAACAAGAGTATTGGCTTCAATAAAGAAGCGGTCTTGCATATTTCTACACCCTTCCAGGGAACCCTAGACAAAACCAAATTACTTAAAAACGAATTGGAAGCAATTGCTGGAGTGGAAAAAGTCAGCTTAAGCAGCGATATGATGATTTCTGGATCATTGTGGACTAGCACGGTCGAACATGATTTAAATGGTGCTCCTGAAGAAGTAAGCATGCAATTTAAAACTGCTGATACCAGTTATCTGCCCTTGTATGAAGTTCCGATTTTAGCAGGAAGAAATTATACATTAGATCAATCTGAAATTGTCATTAACGAGGCTGCCCTTGATAAGCTAGGTATAGAAAATGCTAGTGAGGCATTGGGTAAGCAGTTAGACTATGACAGTACATTTCTTTCTGTTGTAGGAGTAATTCCGAATATACACACTCAGTCGCTTCATCAAGCCATCAGACCTATGATAATGGGCTATGATGATAGAAATTTATTTACAGTAAATGCCAAGTTAGCTCCAAAAGTAAATCTAAAAGCTAATGTAGATGCTATGCAGGATGCTTATGACAAAATCTATCCAAATG
This is a stretch of genomic DNA from Marivirga harenae. It encodes these proteins:
- a CDS encoding ABC transporter permease, yielding MLKNHLKIAFRNIRKFGLRSFIHVIGLSIGIAACFVVYNLVSYEYSFDTHQKDRDRIYRITSVTGNGEEEWPNPGTPIPLVEAVRNEMSAAEEVVPIFSAYRFLVESADETENFGISTKVVFADEKYFSLFEYDWLAGSPSSALDQPNAVVLTNSVAKKYFGEQPIDEILGKELVYSDTLRVMVSGIVEDVKHKTDLIFTDFISYEILLSNKEIRAKRNVDDWGSVSSNAQLFVKLAANQREKAEDELLAIKEKYVEADGNWTTNFEFESFEDLHFSDTFSGNSADRSTLNGLIIIGFFILFIACINFINLETAQAKLRSKEVGVRKTLGSSRKQLISQFLVETYVIILLAVIGAALLSQLATSYFQEVLPADFKFDYWNINNALFLIVLSIVVLLLSGFYPSMILSGYSPIKAIKEKGIGQRKSNFQYFLRKNLIVFQFGSSIAFIIVVLAINSQIDFLLNKSIGFNKEAVLHISTPFQGTLDKTKLLKNELEAIAGVEKVSLSSDMMISGSLWTSTVEHDLNGAPEEVSMQFKTADTSYLPLYEVPILAGRNYTLDQSEIVINEAALDKLGIENASEALGKQLDYDSTFLSVVGVIPNIHTQSLHQAIRPMIMGYDDRNLFTVNAKLAPKVNLKANVDAMQDAYDKIYPNETREFQFLDETVENFYLSEVRLRKVLLFSTVIAILISCLGLFGLASFTIAQRTKEISIRKVMGASLSNILVLISKEYVVLIGLAFLLAVYPAWYFISNWLNDFQFKIEMPIWIYLISGVIALLLSISIVALHTWKAANRNPAKVLKDE